One segment of Clavelina lepadiformis chromosome 2, kaClaLepa1.1, whole genome shotgun sequence DNA contains the following:
- the LOC143446646 gene encoding heme-binding protein 2-like — MKIFVSLIGLLVAVNAQGGFFAPGTQEPEWSLVAGSQPKDRSYEVRLYKAAKWVSTKIIGSSQRRAQSLGFQRLFAYISKSNSRGAEIAMTTPVRSEIHWNCNLIEYTVSFYIPAEFQQDPPKPSDPTVYIEERPDFVVYARQFEGFAFRPMFYEQRLELLRALERNQVQNVVLYTFETAQYNSPWDLVGRRNEVWIYNEENSPRGADRSC; from the exons ATGAAGATATTCGTTTCTCTCATTGGTCTTCTCGTCGCCGTCAATGCTCAGGGAGGTTTTTTTGCTCCAGGGACACAGGAGCCGGAATGGTCTCTCGTGGCTGGATCGCAACCGAAG GATCGCTCGTACGAAGTAAGACTGTACAAGGCAGCCAAGTGGGTGAGCACAAAAATAATTGGCTCGTCACAACGAAGGGCACAAAGTTTGGGATTTCAAAGACTTTTCGCTTACATTTCTAAATCTAACAGTCGAG GTGCAGAGATCGCGATGACGACTCCAGTCAGGTCGGAGATTCATTGGAATTGTAATTTGATTGAGTATACCGTATCGTTTTACATTCCGGCCGAGTTTCAGCAAGATCCTCCTAAACCTTCTGATCCAACGGTTTACATCGAAGAACGACCAGACTTCGTGGTTTATGCAAG GCAGTTTGAAGGATTTGCCTTTAGACCAATGTTCTACGAGCAGCGACTTGAGCTACTTCGAGCTCTGGAACGAAACCAGGTGCAGAATGTCGTTCTTTATACTTTTGAAACTGCACAATACAATTCTCCGTGGGATTTGGTTGGTCGTAGAAACGAGGTCTGGATTTACAATGAAGAAAACTCACCAAGAGGAGCTGATCGCTCATGTTAA
- the LOC143446648 gene encoding heme-binding protein 2-like, with product MKIFVSLIGLLVAVNAQGGFFAPGTQEPEWSLVAGSQPKDRSYEVRLYKAAKWVSTKIIGSSQRRAQSLGFQRLFAYISKSNSRGAKIAMTTPVRSEIHWNCNLIEYTVSFYIPAEFQQDPPKPSDPTVYIEERPDFVVYARQFEGFAFRSMFYEQRLELLRALERNQVQNIVLYTFETAQYNSPWDLVGRRNEVWIYNEENSPRGADRSC from the exons ATGAAGATATTCGTTTCTCTCATTGGTCTTCTCGTCGCCGTCAATGCTCAGGGAGGTTTTTTTGCTCCAGGGACACAGGAGCCGGAATGGTCTCTCGTGGCTGGATCGCAACCGAAG GATCGCTCGTACGAAGTAAGACTGTACAAGGCAGCCAAGTGGGTGAGCACAAAAATAATTGGCTCGTCACAACGAAGGGCACAAAGTTTGGGATTTCAAAGACTTTTCGCTTACATTTCTAAATCTAACAGTCGAG GTGCAAAGATCGCGATGACGACTCCAGTCAGGTCGGAGATTCATTGGAATTGTAATTTGATTGAGTATACCGTATCGTTTTACATTCCGGCCGAGTTTCAGCAAGATCCTCCTAAACCTTCTGATCCAACGGTTTACATCGAAGAACGACCAGACTTCGTGGTTTATGCAAG GCAGTTTGAAGGATTTGCCTTTAGATCAATGTTCTACGAGCAACGACTTGAGCTACTTCGAGCTCTGGAACGAAACCAGGTGCAGAATATCGTTCTTTATACTTTTGAAACTGCACAATACAACTCTCCATGGGATTTGGTTGGTCGTAGAAACGAGGTCTGGATTTACAATGAAGAAAACTCACCAAGAGGAGCTGATCGCTCAtgttaa